The nucleotide sequence GTAAATGCCTCCTTAACCTTCGGTGGCAACTCACCTTCAAGTGCTCTTTTCATAAGCCCTTCAATCCGTGTCCGCATCTGTTTTACCCCAAGAAACATACCATAGCCATATTCAGCATTGTCTTCGAAAAGTGAATTGGCCCATGCTGGCCCGTGACCGTTTTTGTTAACGGTATAAGGTGTGGAAGGTGCTGAACCTCCGTATATTGAAGAGCATCCGGTTGCATTGGCTATCATCATCCGGTCGCCGTAAAGCTGGGTAATCAGCTTGATGTAAGGAGTTTCACCACAACCTGCACAGGCACCTGAAAACTCAAACAACGGCTGAGCAAACTGGCTGTTCTTAACGGACTTTTCTTTTTCAAGCACAGTATCCTTATATCCCACCTTGTTATGCATGTATTCCCAACGCGTATCCTCGACCATCTGTGAATCAAGGGACTCCATGACCAGCGCTTTTTTCTTGGAGGGACAAACATCAACGCAGTTACCGCAGCCTGTACAATCGAGGGGACTGATCTGCATACGGTACTGGTAATCCTTGGTTCCCCCAATCCCCTTAATAGTTTCTGTACCTTCAGGAGCATTCTTCACCTCCTTTTCTGTAAGAAGGAAGGGGCGGATCACTGAGTGAGGGCATACATAGGAACACTGGTTGCACTGAATGCAGTTCTCGGGTATCCATTTCGGTACATGAACCGCAATACCACGCTTCTCATAAGCAGTTGTACCAGCTGGGAATGTACCATCCTCACGGTCAACAAATGAACTGACCGGCAGGCTGTCGCCATTCTGTGCATTGATGGGCTCCATAATATTCTTTATGAAGTCAGGAATATCCCTTTTATCTTCAGGTTTGCTGTCATCAAGATCTTTCCATTCTGCAGGTATATCAACCTTGATTACGTCACCTCCACGATCGACTGCAGCATTGTTCATTGCAACGATCTCCTCCCCTTTCATGCCAAATGACTTGATAATAGCCTTTTTCATCTCTTCAACCGCCTTCTCGTAAGGAATTACTTCAGATATTTTGAAGAATGCGGATTGCATTATGGTATTGGTTCTGCCGCCGAGGCCTATTTCTTCTGCTATGTTTGTTGCATTGATCATGTAGAAACCGATGTCATTCTCAGCCATATACTTCTTCATACGGACAGGCAGTTTCTTTTTTGTCTCCTCAATATCCCAAATGCTGTTCAGCAGGAAGGTTCCTCCCTTCTTCAGTCCCTTCAGGAGATCATATTTATCAAGATATGCCGGAACGTGGCACGCAACAAAATCGGCTGTATTAACAAGGTATGGTGAACGGATGGGCTTGTCGCCAAACCTGAGATGCGAAACAGTTATCCCCCCCGATTTCTTTGAGTCATATGCAAAATAAGCCTGTGCAAACTTATCTGTTGTATCGCCAATGATAATGATTGAGTTCTTGTTTGCACCAACAGTACCGTCTGCTCCTATGCCGAAGAATTTTGCAGCATAATTACCCTCTGGCGAAACATCTATTTCTTTCATAAGGGGCAGGGAATGGAAAGTTACATCATCTATTATCCCGACAGTAAAGCGATTTTTAGGTTCAGGGAGCTTCAGGTTCTCGAAAACTGAAAGGATCATGGCAGGAGTGGTATCCTTTGAACTCAGTCCGTAACGGCCGCCTACGATCACAGGAGCGCCGGTTTGTCCGTAAAACAGGTCCTTAACATCAAGATAAAGAGGTTCACCATTTGCTCCCGGTTCCTTGGTCCTGTCAAGCACGGCAATTCTTTTAACCGACTTGGGCAATACCTTCATAAAGTATTTTGATGAGAACGGTCGGTATAGATGTACTGTGATAAGGCCTGTTTTTCCGCCATTTTTATTGATATGGTCAATTGTCTCCTTGATCGTATCTGTGATCGATCCCATTGCAACAACTATATCAGTTGCATCGGGTGCACCATAATATGTGAATGGATGGTATTCCCTTCCAGTGATTTTCGTGATCTCCTGCATATATTCCTCTACAACATCAGGTACAACATCGTAGAATTTGTTTGCTGCTTCGCGTGACTGGAAATAGATATCTGGGTTCTGTGCGGTACCCCTGGTAACAGGGTGCTCGGGATTAA is from Marinilabiliales bacterium and encodes:
- the nifJ gene encoding pyruvate:ferredoxin (flavodoxin) oxidoreductase gives rise to the protein MTKKKKFITCDGNYAAAHVAYMFSEVAAIYPITPSSNMAENVDEWAANERKNIFGEVLKVVEMQSEGGAAGAVHGSLQSGALTTTFTASQGLLLMIPNMFKISGELLPGVFHVSARSLAAQALSIFGDHSDVMSTRQTGFALLATGSVQEIMDIGAVAHLASIKTRIPFLHFFDGFRTSHEIQKVEPCDQDEMARLLDMDAVQAFRERALNPEHPVTRGTAQNPDIYFQSREAANKFYDVVPDVVEEYMQEITKITGREYHPFTYYGAPDATDIVVAMGSITDTIKETIDHINKNGGKTGLITVHLYRPFSSKYFMKVLPKSVKRIAVLDRTKEPGANGEPLYLDVKDLFYGQTGAPVIVGGRYGLSSKDTTPAMILSVFENLKLPEPKNRFTVGIIDDVTFHSLPLMKEIDVSPEGNYAAKFFGIGADGTVGANKNSIIIIGDTTDKFAQAYFAYDSKKSGGITVSHLRFGDKPIRSPYLVNTADFVACHVPAYLDKYDLLKGLKKGGTFLLNSIWDIEETKKKLPVRMKKYMAENDIGFYMINATNIAEEIGLGGRTNTIMQSAFFKISEVIPYEKAVEEMKKAIIKSFGMKGEEIVAMNNAAVDRGGDVIKVDIPAEWKDLDDSKPEDKRDIPDFIKNIMEPINAQNGDSLPVSSFVDREDGTFPAGTTAYEKRGIAVHVPKWIPENCIQCNQCSYVCPHSVIRPFLLTEKEVKNAPEGTETIKGIGGTKDYQYRMQISPLDCTGCGNCVDVCPSKKKALVMESLDSQMVEDTRWEYMHNKVGYKDTVLEKEKSVKNSQFAQPLFEFSGACAGCGETPYIKLITQLYGDRMMIANATGCSSIYGGSAPSTPYTVNKNGHGPAWANSLFEDNAEYGYGMFLGVKQMRTRIEGLMKRALEGELPPKVKEAFTEWLESKDDGEKSKVASEKVKEVLKDKKDEISVEIMKLKQYLVKKSIWVFGGDGWAYDIGYGGLDHVIASGDDINMLVMDTEVYSNTGGQASKSTPVGAVAKFAAAGKRIRKKDLGIMAMSYGYVYVAQVAMGASQSQFFKAVKEAEAYPGPSVIIAYSPCINHGLRGGMGKTMEESKLAVEAGYWTNWRYNPLLEQEGKNPFVIDSKEPDFSKFQDFLKSEVRYTSLQKAFPDVAGELFKAAEENAKWRHKSYVRMASMDFSTV